From a region of the Fischerella sp. JS2 genome:
- a CDS encoding DUF6887 family protein, which produces MSDAELKQYFLKHRGDQATLQAYLNRINQRPLRIIASSEDPDFDEKVQAAIRQKLKAARSSSGEQANTAFEPTEQE; this is translated from the coding sequence ATGTCCGACGCTGAATTGAAACAGTACTTTCTTAAACATCGTGGAGATCAAGCTACTCTTCAAGCATACTTGAACAGAATCAATCAGCGTCCGCTTAGGATTATTGCAAGTTCAGAAGATCCTGATTTTGATGAGAAAGTTCAAGCAGCTATTCGTCAAAAGTTAAAAGCAGCAAGAAGCAGCAGTGGTGAGCAGGCTAACACTGCGTTTGAGCCGACCGAGCAAGAATAA
- a CDS encoding molybdopterin-binding protein — translation MKISARNTLKATVKKVVPGSVNTEVILELAPGVEVTAIITKSSADNLQLAEGKEAYAVVKATDVMVAVD, via the coding sequence ATGAAAATAAGCGCTCGTAATACTCTTAAAGCTACTGTGAAAAAAGTAGTACCAGGGTCTGTCAATACCGAAGTTATATTAGAATTAGCTCCTGGTGTAGAAGTAACTGCAATCATTACAAAATCTTCAGCAGATAACCTTCAACTTGCTGAAGGTAAAGAAGCTTATGCTGTGGTGAAAGCAACAGATGTAATGGTTGCTGTTGATTAA
- a CDS encoding DUF2231 domain-containing protein has translation MNAELIDQLGAKLGANGLPYTIPVHPNLVHLTLGLFIIAILFDIVGVFFPLHQFVYKYLALPVERANFFDVGWYNMLASAMITFLTVAAGFYEIMLAEAPVDVKSAWGMQAMETMLWHGVGGVILLALIVGMTVWRGLQRFIWRKDEDRQVQLSYLAVGMAIMFMMYVHGTLGAQMAAEFGIHNTADQLLRIGQDLNAIIKG, from the coding sequence ATGAACGCAGAACTGATTGACCAATTGGGAGCTAAACTAGGCGCAAACGGACTACCCTACACCATTCCTGTTCATCCCAACTTAGTGCATCTGACCTTGGGTTTGTTCATCATTGCCATTCTCTTTGATATTGTCGGTGTATTTTTCCCCTTACATCAATTTGTCTACAAATATTTAGCATTACCAGTGGAACGTGCTAACTTCTTTGATGTTGGCTGGTATAACATGCTGGCTTCAGCCATGATTACCTTTTTGACAGTAGCAGCAGGCTTTTACGAAATCATGCTTGCAGAAGCACCAGTAGATGTTAAAAGTGCCTGGGGTATGCAAGCTATGGAAACAATGTTGTGGCATGGTGTGGGTGGTGTTATACTCCTAGCCTTGATTGTAGGGATGACAGTCTGGCGCGGATTACAACGCTTCATTTGGCGCAAAGACGAAGATAGACAAGTGCAGCTGAGTTATCTCGCTGTCGGAATGGCAATCATGTTTATGATGTATGTTCATGGTACTTTGGGAGCGCAAATGGCTGCGGAATTCGGCATCCATAACACTGCCGACCAATTGCTCAGAATTGGTCAAGACCTCAACGCAATTATAAAAGGTTAG
- the nifX gene encoding nitrogen fixation protein NifX → MKIAFTTTDQVHVNAHFGWAKMIDVYEVSQDGYQFVETIKFNGNLKEDGNEDKLVPKLNALKECTIVYVTAIGSSAAAKLLKTGVTPIKARSEQDEIAETLNKLVETLKGSPPPWLRKALQQKNLNFDDLELEEETTV, encoded by the coding sequence ATGAAAATAGCCTTCACAACTACTGACCAAGTTCATGTCAATGCTCATTTTGGTTGGGCAAAGATGATCGATGTTTATGAAGTTTCCCAAGATGGTTATCAATTTGTAGAAACTATCAAATTTAATGGAAACCTCAAAGAAGATGGTAATGAGGATAAGCTCGTCCCTAAACTCAATGCATTAAAAGAATGCACAATTGTGTATGTTACAGCAATTGGTAGTAGTGCTGCTGCCAAATTACTGAAAACAGGTGTTACTCCAATTAAAGCACGTTCAGAGCAAGATGAAATTGCTGAGACCCTCAACAAATTAGTCGAAACTCTCAAAGGTAGTCCACCACCTTGGTTACGTAAAGCTTTGCAGCAAAAAAACCTGAATTTTGATGACTTAGAACTGGAAGAAGAAACAACTGTATGA
- a CDS encoding DUF2231 domain-containing protein: MLEYLTRLNDHNLPYPDTIHPIVVHFVIAMVLFAFCCDVIGYFTRNSRLFEVSWWNMCLATVAIFVAIIFGQFEAGLAKPYHLAKSVLNMHTLIGWSLSGIIAAITAWRYVIRTRNPQKLPIGYLGVGLLLVTIVGMQVYLGDQLVWVYGLHTVPVIEAVKDGILR, translated from the coding sequence ATGCTTGAGTATCTAACGCGTTTGAATGACCACAATTTACCCTATCCAGATACGATTCATCCCATCGTTGTTCATTTTGTCATCGCAATGGTGTTGTTTGCCTTCTGCTGTGATGTAATAGGTTATTTTACCCGTAACTCTCGTCTGTTCGAGGTCAGCTGGTGGAATATGTGTCTTGCAACTGTTGCCATCTTCGTTGCGATCATTTTTGGTCAGTTTGAAGCAGGTTTGGCAAAACCTTATCATCTAGCAAAATCAGTACTGAATATGCATACCCTGATTGGCTGGTCGCTTTCAGGAATTATTGCTGCAATCACAGCTTGGCGTTATGTAATTCGTACGCGCAACCCCCAAAAATTACCCATCGGCTATTTAGGAGTAGGACTACTTCTAGTCACCATCGTTGGTATGCAGGTGTATCTGGGAGATCAACTTGTTTGGGTGTATGGACTGCACACAGTACCAGTAATTGAAGCAGTAAAGGATGGTATTTTGCGATGA
- a CDS encoding CBS domain-containing protein gives MRAKHIMTQDVATIRGSATVAEAVKLMRLKELRALIVEPRNDADAYGIVTETDIVSKVVAYGKDPKKVYVYEIMSKPCIVVNPDLDVEYVARLFANTGVWRAPVIQGELLGIISVTDIITKGDFLEKPKLAFLQKELQKAVSNARSISSSYGADSKKAVEAWDFVDELEAEACFYGAPKLEKSARQLFSNGRHPVNVG, from the coding sequence ATGAGAGCCAAGCATATTATGACTCAAGATGTAGCCACTATTCGTGGTTCGGCTACTGTAGCAGAAGCAGTCAAACTCATGAGGCTCAAAGAATTACGGGCGTTGATTGTAGAACCTCGAAACGATGCAGATGCATACGGTATTGTGACTGAGACAGATATTGTATCTAAGGTGGTCGCCTATGGAAAAGATCCCAAAAAGGTATATGTCTATGAAATCATGAGTAAGCCTTGCATCGTTGTCAATCCCGATCTTGATGTGGAATACGTCGCACGGCTATTTGCAAATACAGGTGTTTGGCGTGCGCCTGTCATTCAAGGTGAATTACTTGGCATTATTTCTGTTACCGACATTATTACCAAAGGTGATTTCCTGGAAAAACCCAAATTAGCTTTCTTGCAAAAAGAACTCCAAAAAGCCGTATCAAATGCTCGCTCAATTTCCAGTAGCTACGGCGCGGATTCTAAAAAAGCCGTAGAAGCTTGGGATTTTGTAGACGAACTCGAAGCAGAAGCATGTTTTTATGGCGCACCCAAGCTAGAAAAATCAGCAAGACAGCTATTCTCTAATGGACGTCATCCAGTGAACGTAGGTTAA
- a CDS encoding heme o synthase: MTGNTVTHHYHNFLQVVQSYYQLTKPRIIPLLLITTAASMSIASKGNLDPILMLVTLAGGTFAAASAQTFNCVYDRDIDYEMERTRHRPLPSGRVQPTHALIFAIALACISFTLLTGFVNLLSALLAMSGILFYVGVYTHLLKRHTSLNIVIGGAAGAVPMLVGWAAVTGTLSWTAWLLFVIVFLWTPPHFWALALMISEDYAKVGVPMLPVVTDNITAARQIWVYTLMLVPATFLLIDPLQAVGTVYGCTAFIIGAILIKKAWGLLQYSEDKQSARSLFLYSILYMMLLCAAMVVDSLQITHNFTQAMMKLVN; the protein is encoded by the coding sequence ATGACTGGGAATACCGTCACGCACCACTATCACAACTTTTTACAAGTAGTTCAGAGTTACTATCAACTCACAAAACCCCGAATTATTCCTTTGCTATTGATTACGACAGCTGCTAGTATGTCGATCGCATCTAAAGGAAACTTAGATCCGATATTAATGTTAGTAACTCTGGCTGGTGGAACTTTTGCTGCTGCTAGCGCTCAAACTTTTAATTGTGTCTATGATCGCGATATCGACTATGAAATGGAACGCACGCGCCATCGTCCTTTACCTTCTGGTCGTGTCCAACCTACTCATGCTTTAATATTTGCGATCGCTTTGGCTTGTATTTCTTTTACATTGCTGACAGGGTTTGTAAATTTGCTTAGCGCTTTACTAGCAATGTCTGGGATTTTATTTTATGTAGGCGTATACACTCATTTACTTAAACGCCACACTTCATTGAATATTGTCATTGGTGGTGCGGCTGGGGCTGTTCCCATGTTGGTGGGTTGGGCAGCAGTTACAGGTACACTGAGTTGGACAGCATGGTTATTATTTGTGATCGTTTTTTTGTGGACACCTCCACATTTTTGGGCGTTAGCTTTGATGATTAGCGAAGATTATGCCAAGGTAGGTGTACCAATGCTGCCTGTAGTTACTGATAATATCACCGCCGCCCGGCAGATTTGGGTATATACTTTAATGCTTGTCCCGGCTACGTTTTTGTTGATCGATCCTCTACAAGCAGTAGGTACTGTCTATGGCTGTACAGCCTTTATTATCGGAGCTATCTTGATTAAAAAAGCCTGGGGGCTTTTGCAATACTCAGAGGATAAACAATCTGCGCGATCGCTTTTTCTTTACTCTATTCTTTACATGATGTTGTTATGTGCAGCTATGGTAGTTGATAGTTTGCAAATTACCCACAATTTTACTCAAGCAATGATGAAATTAGTTAATTAA
- a CDS encoding heme-copper oxidase subunit III, with protein sequence MDGYLISEELHLHHAEHTHDEEGNKMFGFVIFLLSESVIFLSFFAGYIIYKLTTPNWLPPGVDGLEVVAPAINTVVLVASSFVIYLAERALQRHNLWRYRLFLLATIAMGTYFLVGQAIEWKGLEFGFTSGAFGGMFYLLTGFHGLHVLTGILLQLIILVRSFIPGNFESGHFGVNATSLFWHFVDVIWIVLFVLLYIWQ encoded by the coding sequence ATGGACGGTTATCTGATTTCAGAAGAGTTGCACCTGCATCATGCAGAGCATACTCATGACGAAGAAGGCAATAAAATGTTTGGCTTCGTTATATTTTTACTATCTGAAAGTGTTATTTTCCTCAGTTTTTTTGCCGGATATATTATTTATAAACTCACAACTCCTAATTGGTTGCCGCCTGGTGTTGATGGGTTGGAAGTGGTAGCGCCTGCTATTAATACGGTGGTTTTGGTTGCTAGTAGTTTTGTGATTTATTTGGCAGAACGTGCGCTGCAACGCCACAATTTGTGGAGATATCGCCTGTTTTTGTTGGCAACTATAGCGATGGGGACTTACTTTTTGGTTGGACAGGCAATTGAGTGGAAAGGTTTGGAATTTGGTTTTACTTCTGGCGCGTTTGGTGGAATGTTCTACCTGCTTACTGGTTTTCACGGTTTGCATGTTCTCACAGGTATTCTATTACAGTTGATTATTTTGGTGCGTTCTTTTATTCCAGGTAATTTTGAGTCTGGCCATTTTGGTGTGAATGCAACTTCACTTTTCTGGCACTTTGTTGATGTGATTTGGATTGTGTTGTTTGTGCTTCTCTACATTTGGCAGTAA
- a CDS encoding NifX-associated nitrogen fixation protein, with protein sequence MSTTNSVNGTAPSEVVNSPFLKAIIQQIRGQDSYGVYRNWSDELILKPFIVSKQKKREISVEGEVDPVTIGRIMAFYRAVAARIEQETGLLSQVVVDLSHEGFGWALVFSGRLLLAVKTLRDAHRFGFESLEKVAEEGEKLVQKGVELAQKFPEVGRL encoded by the coding sequence ATGAGTACAACTAATAGTGTCAACGGAACCGCCCCTAGTGAAGTTGTAAATTCACCTTTTTTGAAAGCGATCATTCAACAAATTCGTGGACAAGATAGTTACGGTGTATACCGAAATTGGTCAGATGAATTAATCCTTAAACCCTTTATAGTTAGCAAACAAAAGAAACGCGAAATTTCTGTAGAAGGCGAGGTTGACCCAGTAACAATTGGGCGAATAATGGCATTTTATCGTGCTGTCGCTGCCCGGATTGAACAAGAAACTGGTTTGTTATCCCAGGTTGTAGTTGATTTAAGTCATGAGGGTTTTGGCTGGGCACTAGTTTTTTCTGGTCGTCTTTTGTTAGCAGTAAAAACATTACGAGATGCTCATCGTTTTGGTTTTGAGTCACTAGAAAAAGTAGCAGAAGAGGGAGAAAAGCTAGTTCAAAAAGGTGTGGAATTAGCTCAAAAATTTCCTGAAGTGGGAAGATTGTAA
- the nifW gene encoding nitrogenase-stabilizing/protective protein NifW: MSEDWNKFQKLTEAEEYFEFFGLSYDQKVVSVNRLHILKKFSEYIQEIDENYTDLSPEDRLNKYCEALQKAYQVFLESTPQEQKLFKVFKQKPKNVVTLTEITSD; the protein is encoded by the coding sequence ATGAGCGAAGATTGGAACAAATTCCAAAAGCTCACAGAAGCGGAGGAATATTTTGAATTTTTTGGATTATCTTATGACCAAAAAGTTGTAAGTGTAAATCGTCTACATATTTTGAAGAAGTTCTCAGAATATATTCAAGAAATTGATGAGAATTATACTGACCTCAGTCCAGAAGATAGATTAAATAAATATTGTGAGGCTTTGCAAAAAGCTTATCAGGTTTTTCTGGAATCCACACCTCAAGAACAAAAGCTGTTCAAAGTATTTAAACAGAAGCCTAAAAATGTAGTCACGCTGACAGAAATCACTTCTGATTAG
- a CDS encoding HesB/IscA family protein: protein MTVTLTEKAEFRLRAFLAGSAPDANGATKGIRISVKDGGCSGYEYAMDVTSQPKPDDLVIQQGKVILYVDAKSAPLLEGIVIDFIDGVMEGGFKFINPNATETCGCGKSFKTGDCSSAGVPCS, encoded by the coding sequence ATGACTGTTACTTTGACAGAAAAAGCAGAATTTCGTCTACGGGCATTTTTAGCAGGTTCTGCTCCTGATGCCAATGGTGCTACAAAAGGTATCCGCATATCTGTTAAAGATGGTGGTTGCAGTGGTTATGAATATGCAATGGATGTCACTAGCCAGCCAAAACCAGACGATCTAGTCATCCAGCAAGGTAAAGTAATTCTTTACGTTGATGCCAAAAGTGCGCCATTACTTGAAGGAATCGTCATCGATTTTATTGACGGTGTAATGGAAGGTGGCTTCAAATTTATTAACCCAAATGCAACAGAAACTTGTGGTTGTGGCAAATCATTTAAAACGGGTGATTGCTCATCAGCAGGTGTACCTTGCAGTTAA
- a CDS encoding HesA/MoeB/ThiF family protein has translation MIDLTPTELERYRRQMMLPNFGEVAQKRLKSATVLVTGVGGLGGTAALYLAVAGVGRLILVRGGDLRLDDMNRQILMTHDWVGQPRVFKAKETLEVINPDVKVEAVHEYINQENVDSLVQSADMALDCAHNFTERDLLNAACVRWRKPMVEAAMDGMEAYLTTIIPGVTPCLSCLFPEKPDWDRRGFSVLGAVSGTLACLTALEAIKLITGYSQPLLSQLLTMDLTRMEFAKRRSYRDRCCPVCGNNAPWRYLQTKSTVISH, from the coding sequence GTGATAGACCTAACGCCTACCGAGTTAGAACGTTACCGTCGCCAAATGATGCTCCCAAATTTTGGTGAAGTAGCGCAGAAGCGTCTCAAGTCAGCGACTGTTTTGGTGACAGGTGTGGGAGGATTAGGTGGTACGGCAGCGCTTTACCTAGCAGTAGCAGGCGTTGGTCGGCTGATCCTAGTCCGGGGTGGTGACTTGCGACTGGATGATATGAATCGTCAAATTTTGATGACGCACGATTGGGTTGGTCAGCCAAGAGTTTTCAAGGCAAAGGAAACTCTCGAAGTTATCAATCCTGATGTCAAGGTGGAAGCGGTTCATGAGTATATTAATCAGGAGAATGTAGACTCCTTAGTGCAATCTGCTGATATGGCACTAGACTGCGCCCATAATTTTACGGAACGCGATTTGCTAAATGCAGCTTGTGTACGTTGGCGTAAACCAATGGTAGAAGCCGCGATGGACGGGATGGAGGCTTACCTAACTACGATTATTCCTGGTGTGACGCCTTGTTTATCTTGTCTATTTCCAGAGAAACCAGACTGGGATAGACGCGGGTTTTCAGTTTTAGGTGCTGTGTCTGGTACTCTTGCTTGTTTGACAGCTTTGGAAGCAATCAAACTCATCACTGGTTATAGTCAACCTTTGTTATCGCAACTACTGACAATGGATTTGACCCGCATGGAATTTGCTAAGCGCCGTTCTTATCGCGATCGCTGCTGTCCAGTATGCGGTAACAATGCACCTTGGAGATACTTGCAAACAAAATCCACAGTCATTAGTCATTAA
- a CDS encoding FeoA family protein codes for MFNAFSVTGSSLELLKIGEQGIIQFCNTQDENLLNQVISLGLTPGIYFTVEQQFPNLVINVRQGRLTISKEIAGKIYVRIVKR; via the coding sequence ATGTTTAACGCTTTCAGTGTCACTGGTTCTTCATTAGAATTACTGAAAATAGGAGAGCAAGGAATTATTCAGTTCTGTAACACTCAGGACGAAAACCTTCTTAATCAAGTGATATCTTTGGGTCTAACTCCAGGAATATACTTCACTGTAGAACAACAATTTCCTAATCTTGTTATCAACGTTAGACAAGGAAGATTAACGATTAGTAAGGAAATTGCTGGTAAAATTTATGTCCGAATTGTTAAAAGATAA
- a CDS encoding cytochrome c oxidase subunit II — translation MKIQKLLKILTFATSAIALTTTSLWIGKQAYSWLPPQAAAESRLVDDLISFLVTLGAFIFLGVTGTLMYSVIFHRAKKGDISDGPPIEGNITLEVVWTAIPIMLVLWIAGYSYQIYEQMGIQGPNEHVHFRMPMGMESAYAAPKDAPVDATTTPVEKIDVLAKQWAWVFHYPEKNVTSSELHLPANKRVRLALQSEDVLHGLYVPAFRLKQDIVPNQTIDFEFTPIRLGKYQLTDSQYSGTYFATMQADVVVESPEDYQQWLTKAATRKPSPAKNQAVSEYAQAAGWTTVAPAAPPVVNYPGS, via the coding sequence ATGAAAATCCAGAAATTACTCAAAATTCTCACCTTTGCAACGAGTGCGATCGCACTCACAACTACTAGTCTCTGGATTGGGAAACAGGCTTACTCCTGGCTTCCTCCCCAGGCGGCTGCGGAATCGCGACTCGTTGATGATTTGATTAGCTTCTTGGTAACACTCGGAGCATTTATCTTCCTGGGTGTCACCGGAACTCTGATGTATTCGGTTATTTTTCATCGGGCGAAAAAAGGCGACATCAGCGACGGGCCACCAATCGAAGGAAATATTACCCTCGAAGTCGTCTGGACAGCTATCCCCATTATGCTGGTACTGTGGATTGCTGGTTACAGCTACCAAATCTACGAGCAAATGGGGATTCAAGGGCCAAATGAACACGTCCATTTCCGTATGCCGATGGGGATGGAATCAGCTTATGCAGCACCAAAAGACGCACCTGTTGACGCTACCACTACACCTGTAGAAAAAATCGATGTTCTTGCCAAACAATGGGCTTGGGTCTTCCACTATCCAGAAAAGAATGTCACCAGTAGTGAACTACACCTACCCGCGAACAAAAGAGTGCGTCTCGCACTGCAATCTGAAGATGTTCTGCATGGCTTGTACGTACCAGCCTTTCGCCTCAAACAAGACATAGTGCCTAACCAAACTATAGACTTTGAATTCACCCCCATTCGGCTGGGTAAATATCAACTCACAGATTCTCAATACAGTGGTACATACTTTGCAACCATGCAAGCCGATGTTGTAGTTGAATCACCAGAAGATTACCAGCAGTGGCTCACCAAAGCTGCAACCCGCAAACCTTCTCCAGCCAAAAATCAGGCAGTTTCTGAGTATGCCCAAGCAGCTGGCTGGACAACAGTCGCCCCGGCTGCACCTCCTGTGGTTAATTATCCTGGTTCATAG
- a CDS encoding 2Fe-2S iron-sulfur cluster-binding protein, giving the protein MATYQVRLINKKEDLDATIEVDEDTTILEAAEENGIELPFSCHSGSCSSCVGKVVEGEVDQSEQIFLDDEQMSKGFALLCVTYPRSNCTIKTHQEPYLV; this is encoded by the coding sequence ATGGCTACCTACCAAGTCAGATTAATCAACAAAAAAGAAGACCTTGACGCCACAATTGAAGTTGATGAAGATACTACTATCTTAGAAGCAGCAGAAGAAAATGGTATTGAATTACCCTTCTCTTGCCACTCTGGTTCTTGCTCTAGCTGTGTTGGTAAGGTAGTTGAAGGTGAAGTAGATCAGTCTGAGCAAATCTTCTTAGATGATGAGCAGATGTCTAAAGGATTCGCATTACTTTGCGTTACCTATCCTCGTTCTAACTGCACAATTAAAACACATCAAGAACCTTATCTTGTTTAA
- a CDS encoding hydrogenase maturation protease: MTNDKAQITIIGCGNLNRSDDAVGVIVAQRLQQYLVENPHPHVQVYDCGTAGMEVMFQARGCQQLIIIDASATGSEPGAVFRVPGKELESLPEPSYNLHDFRWDNALAAGRKLFQNDFPQEVIVYLIEVVNLDFGWELSPVVKDSADLVFAEIKAMIELGVSS, translated from the coding sequence ATGACAAATGACAAAGCACAAATAACTATTATTGGTTGCGGTAATCTTAACCGCAGCGATGATGCTGTGGGTGTTATAGTCGCTCAACGCCTACAGCAATATCTAGTCGAAAATCCCCATCCTCATGTGCAAGTTTATGATTGTGGTACTGCTGGAATGGAAGTGATGTTTCAAGCAAGAGGCTGTCAACAGTTAATAATTATTGATGCAAGTGCAACAGGTTCCGAACCAGGCGCTGTGTTTAGAGTTCCAGGAAAAGAACTAGAGAGCTTGCCAGAACCCAGTTATAATTTGCATGATTTTCGTTGGGATAATGCTTTAGCCGCAGGTAGAAAACTCTTTCAGAATGATTTTCCTCAAGAGGTGATAGTTTATTTAATTGAAGTGGTAAATCTTGATTTTGGTTGGGAGTTGAGTCCTGTTGTAAAAGATTCTGCTGACTTAGTTTTTGCAGAAATTAAAGCAATGATTGAATTGGGAGTTAGTAGTTAG
- a CDS encoding CCE_0567 family metalloprotein: MKVEELKTQIKRLNSKAGQMKMDLHDLAEGLPTDYQKLMDVAAATYEIYRQLDELKQQLKIMEQGK; encoded by the coding sequence ATGAAGGTTGAAGAACTAAAAACTCAAATCAAACGCCTCAACAGTAAAGCAGGTCAAATGAAAATGGATCTGCATGATTTAGCGGAAGGGTTGCCAACAGATTACCAAAAACTTATGGATGTTGCAGCTGCGACTTATGAAATTTATCGTCAGCTAGATGAACTAAAGCAACAACTCAAAATCATGGAGCAAGGCAAATGA
- the ctaD gene encoding cytochrome c oxidase subunit I: MTNVTIESIGIAGEQTHHPSPDNWKRYFSFSTDHKVIGIQYLVTSFIFFLVGGIFAMILRGELITPDSDLIDRTMYNGMFTMHGTVMLFLWTFPSLVGIANYLVPLMIGARDMAFPRLNAAAFWMVPVVGILLMASFFVPGGPAQAGWWSYPPVSLQNPTGNLINGQVIWLLAVAISGVSSIMGAVNFVTTIVKMRAPGMTFFRMPLFVWAVFSAQIIQLFGLPALTAGAVMLLLDLTVGTGFFNPANGGNPVMFQHYFWFYSHPAVYVIILPIFGIFSEIFPVYARKPLFGYKVVAVSSILIAVVSAIVWVHHMYVSGTPGWMRMIFMLTTMFVSVPTGIKVFAWVATIWGGKLRLTTPMLFALGGLVLFVFAGITGIMLSSVPVDVHVNNTYFVVGHFHYVLYGTVTMGMYAAMYHWFPKMTGKMYYEGLGKLHFWLAFIGTNLNFFPMHPLGLQGMLRRVASYAPEYELWNIVASVGAFMLGMSTLPFILNMISAWVGGEEASANPWQAIGLEWEVSSPPPIENFEEIPVVISEPYGYGKLEPLVAQTHSHNYLSTNPTLTSID; the protein is encoded by the coding sequence ATGACCAACGTTACCATTGAAAGTATCGGTATCGCAGGTGAACAAACTCATCACCCCAGTCCTGATAACTGGAAGCGATACTTCAGCTTTAGTACTGATCACAAGGTCATTGGTATCCAGTACCTTGTTACTTCATTCATTTTCTTCCTGGTAGGCGGTATCTTTGCCATGATACTGCGGGGAGAACTCATCACCCCTGATTCAGATTTAATTGACCGCACCATGTACAACGGCATGTTTACCATGCATGGTACAGTCATGCTGTTCCTGTGGACATTCCCATCCTTAGTTGGTATAGCAAACTACCTTGTACCCCTGATGATAGGGGCGCGGGACATGGCATTTCCTCGCCTTAATGCTGCCGCTTTTTGGATGGTACCAGTTGTCGGCATTCTGTTAATGGCTAGCTTTTTTGTGCCTGGTGGCCCAGCCCAAGCTGGTTGGTGGTCTTACCCACCAGTGAGTCTCCAGAATCCCACAGGTAACTTAATTAACGGACAAGTCATCTGGTTGCTCGCAGTGGCAATTTCTGGTGTGTCTTCAATTATGGGCGCAGTCAACTTTGTCACCACGATTGTGAAGATGCGCGCCCCAGGGATGACCTTCTTTAGAATGCCCCTGTTCGTTTGGGCAGTATTCAGCGCTCAAATTATCCAACTTTTCGGACTCCCAGCCTTGACAGCAGGTGCAGTCATGCTGTTACTCGACCTCACCGTTGGTACTGGCTTTTTTAACCCAGCGAACGGTGGTAATCCAGTCATGTTCCAGCACTACTTCTGGTTTTACTCTCACCCTGCTGTTTACGTGATTATTCTGCCCATCTTTGGGATTTTCTCAGAGATATTCCCCGTTTATGCTCGTAAACCTTTATTTGGTTACAAAGTAGTCGCCGTTTCCTCAATCTTAATTGCCGTAGTCAGTGCGATCGTCTGGGTACACCACATGTATGTCAGTGGAACTCCTGGTTGGATGCGGATGATTTTCATGTTGACAACTATGTTTGTCTCTGTACCGACTGGAATTAAAGTGTTTGCTTGGGTAGCGACAATATGGGGCGGTAAATTACGCCTAACTACACCCATGTTGTTTGCCTTAGGTGGATTGGTGTTGTTTGTCTTTGCTGGGATTACAGGCATCATGCTTTCTTCTGTGCCTGTGGATGTTCACGTCAACAATACCTACTTTGTCGTTGGTCACTTCCACTATGTTCTTTATGGAACGGTGACGATGGGGATGTATGCAGCCATGTACCATTGGTTCCCCAAGATGACAGGCAAAATGTACTACGAAGGTTTGGGTAAGTTGCATTTTTGGTTAGCGTTTATTGGTACTAACCTCAACTTCTTCCCTATGCATCCATTAGGATTACAAGGGATGTTGCGTAGAGTTGCTTCCTACGCTCCAGAGTATGAGTTATGGAATATTGTTGCTAGTGTTGGTGCGTTTATGTTAGGTATGTCTACTCTACCTTTTATTCTGAATATGATTAGTGCTTGGGTAGGTGGCGAGGAAGCATCAGCTAATCCTTGGCAAGCTATTGGTTTGGAATGGGAAGTTTCTTCACCACCACCTATAGAAAATTTTGAAGAGATTCCTGTGGTCATTAGTGAGCCTTATGGATATGGCAAGTTGGAACCTTTAGTTGCTCAAACTCATAGTCATAACTATCTATCTACTAACCCTACTTTAACGAGTATAGATTGA